From the genome of Leishmania major strain Friedlin complete genome, chromosome 35:
CTGCATGGCCTGATCCAACGCGGGCCGCGCCCAGgctcctgctcgagggcggagacggtggcgtctgccgtgcgggtAATAGGGGGGTGGTCAAGGCGACATGCCGGATGAGCTCGAGGAGGGCGTTGGCCAGCCTCAGGTCAGGGTCCTCGGTGGCCCTGCGCACcccctgcctgtgtgccatgCCTCGCCCTCGGCCGCTTCACGCGGCGGCATCCGATAATATGGAGACCCTCCGCATGGGGAGTCTGGAGGACCCGATGGTGCAACTCGGGCTGCTCTCGTGATGTCTCCGGCATCTGTGCCTCATCAGTGCAGCGCTGGACAGATGCCGAAGATGCCACATGTTGTGCGCACATGCGCTGCGGGGCTCACTGCTATGGGATTCCTTCGCGCCCTTTCCGTCCAtcgctcttgctctctcaCCTCCGCACTCTTTCCTTCGACGTGACACACCAAGCCAGCAACGGttggcagcgcgtgcgcacagcgccCGCATTTTCGGGCCATGGGGCCTGCTTCAGGACGGCGCTGTTGTCtgcggaggggaaggggctcgctctcttcgtcttctccatCCCCGTCGGTGCCACTGGGGCGTGCCGGGGTGGCGTGCACGCTCACCGCGTGAGGCGAGGTGTGCTTCGAGCGTCGGGCGATCCGCGAATCTCGCGCAGCATACCGGGCACCACGCCATCCGCGCACCGCCTTGTCGCTGCCAggcacccgccgctgcagcgatcTCCAGTGCACGGACGGGGTGCCCGTGGCGGACCTGGGCGAGGATGGTCGCCTGCCGTCTCGTGAGCTCAGCATCCCTGTCCATCTGGTGTGGGACGGCTGCCGCCAAGCACCTCTTGTCTCAGCGCGCCGCATCGTGTATGGCGGCTTCGGGCGATGTCGGCCGGGGGTCTGGGGCCGGCGACCAGGCGTGTGATCCACGCAGTCGGCGCCGGCTCCTCTGCGCGTTGGTGGCTGCGCGTGAgggcggtgtgtgcgtgcggggcTCCAAAGGGGTCGCTGCCTGCACCCCCGCGTGGGCGCCGCCGAGGGGCAGTGGACCCGCTTCCTCGAGCAGGTCTCCGCTGCCCGCGCGCCGTGGGGTGCCCACTGCGACCGCGGCcctgggggagggggcggggcgtTGCAGGGCTGCGCCCCTCCGTCGGGGCTGGCTCTTTGGTGCTCTTCGATGGGTGCGTCCAAGTGAGGGCATGCTCGGGCGgcgcgcggggggggggcctctTCACGGGGGCtgcctccagcggcgtccgTTTTGGCGGCCAGAACGGCCTACGAGCGGCCCCACCCGATGGGGCAGCTCCCCCGGCGGTGTCCGCCACGAGTCTCGCCATGCGGTTTGCCTTGTCCGTGGGTGGCGCGTTGCGGCTGTGCAcgtgcggtggtgggtgcggctgcgtggcGGATCCGCCGCTTCTCCATGATGCGCCTTCGGGCCGTTGTGGTGGCCCCGGGGTCAGTGCGCCCCTCTGAGGCTCACGCGTCTTTgcgccctcgtcgctgcggcgggcgCAGCCCTTGCGGATCGATTTGGCAACCAGGGGGCAGCGGGCTTGGCCACGCGGTGGCCACCCGGCGCTGTGCCGTTTCGggacgccatcgccgctCACGGGCGCCAGGTGTTTGCCCTTGGGCGTAGCGCGCGGGGGTGaggacggggggggggttccGGCCCAGTTAGGCCGCCGTCTCCTGTCGCACACCCCAGCGGCGAGAGTTGGTGTCGGATCGAGAACTTCCCGTGCCACCAGCGTCACTCTCAGGTGGGCAGCCCGGCGCGAAGTGCATCCGCCGGGTAGGGTCGTCGCAGCAAAGCCAGACCGTCACGGTTGCAACCTCGTCCTGTAGAACAAGGGGGAGGACCAACACCTCTACGTATGCCCTCCTGTATGTGCGCggagacgccgcagccgtgctTCTCTTTCCACACGAGACCGCTGAAAGCTCGGGCTGCCGCATGCCCTACAGACCTGTGGTGGTCGAATGCGTCTCTTCCGGAGTGCAGACTTGCATCGTAGattcgacgaggaggcgggccAGCCAACACCGTCTGGCGTCGCTCAGCCCATCGCAGCTCCGCTGTGCATACAGCGCAGACTCGGCCCAGGATTACGCTCAACATCACCACGACGCAGCAAAAGCAGagaagctggaggaggatgggCCCGTCTGCTGAATTGCCGGCAAGATGCGTAGCGGGCTGGCACAAGCTTCCTCATGGCTGCAAGTGCCTTCGGCACAGCGCGAgcacacacctcctcgccGAAACCGAGAGTCCGTAGCCGTGCCCGAGGGGTTGGCTGCAGGCTCTTGGTCTCCTCGCAGGGTGAGTACCGAACGCTGATACGACGGTGCGGTGGCTGGCGTCAtcagagagaagaaagatTTCTCAAGAAGGCAATGAAAGAGGAGGTCGAGGAGTGTGTGTCGCATTTGCTTCACACTGGCTTTACTTGAGGGAATTACCAGCTCGGCTCCTGTTGGGGCAGTACCATGGTAGGGTTGTGTTGCGAATCTCGCGTCCCAGCGGATCTAGCAGGGGGCGCTTGAGGAGCAGAGCGGCGTAGTGTACTCGGACGGTGCAACGGGGCCTCGTTCCTGCTAGCAGAGTTCGGCTGCGCGGAAGGGCTGCGACTACCAGTGGTGCTCTTCGGCGGCGATaagctgcgccgccccgCACGATAATGCAAGGGCGCTGACCCGCCGTCGCACGGAGAAACGTTGCAGTGTGACTCATGCGCAGGTGTGGCGTCGTACTCCTCGGGTAGACTTTcggccagcagcggcagctgccggGCGTCAGACCGGTTCGGAACTGCTACGTTGAATGAAGGCATGGAGAGGGCCCTGCGCTGGGGAGTGCATGCGTTGAATGAGGTGAAGGAAGCGTTGTCGTGCGCGAAGCCGAGGAGACCGGCGGAGTGGGGAGTGTGATGACCTGTCTCCGACAGCGAACGGAGCCCCGGTGTGCCGTGATGACTaccgcggcagaggcgcactGTCCCGCCTTCGGAGCGgacctcctcgtcctcgcttCTGACCATGTCAAGGTCGGACCTCGGCGCCGACGGTGAGGGGGTGCCGATGAAGACTCCCATGGAACGCTCGTTCATCGAAGGATTGAAGCTTGGTCCATCGTCCGCGTGGAGCTGCAGGCTCTCCCAGTCGATGTAGTACATCAAGAGATAGCCGTATAGTGGACAGCCTACGACGCTGAGGCCAAGGCACGGCCCCAGCCACAAAGCCTCGACGCCCATCGAGGTTGTAAAAAATACGATGATGCCCAGTGGCACGCCGACGACGGAGTAGACCAGCGCAATGCACATGGCCCCCAGTAACTGCAGCCCACacccgcgcagcacgccCATCATGCAACTCTGAAAGCTGTCCAAGAGGTGGTAAACCACATAAATCCTGAGCATCTTGCGGAACAGCGCGTGCACCGCCACGTTGTTGGTGAAGAGGGTTGGAATCCAgttccgcagcagcagcgtcacagAAAGGTTCACCAGTGCGAACAGGGTTGTGAGCCCGAGGCACACCAgtgcacaccgccgcgcaaATCGCGGTTTCCTTTCGCCAAGCGCGTTGCccacgagcaccgccgcctcgatgAAGACACCAGAGGCCATGCTCCACAAGATAGTGGAGAACTGGTGGAGTATGCTAAAGGCGTCGAGTTCATTGATCGGGGCGTAGCCGGCTACGATGAGATTGACCTCCTGCGACATCCACTCGCTCAACATCATCGCCATGGACGGAAAAGCAAGCTTCAGCAGCGGACCCCAGTTTATCAGCGCCATTggctcccacccaccccacgTTTTCTTGTACTTGCCGGTCACAAGAAGGTAGGTGAAAAGGGAGGCGGGCATGCAACTCATGAGCAGCGaccacgccaccgccgcgccggggAAGCCCAACATCTTGATGCATGCCCACAGCACAAATGGAAAGAACCCGGCGCCGATGATGAGATTCACGGAGAGCTGTGTGTTCAGGTGCTGGCAGGCGAAGTAGCGCCGCATCACCTCTAGCAGCATGAGCGAGTAGACGCCGAAGAGGGAGATGCGGCAAAACTCGCCTGTAAAGTGCGCCACCTCGGCATTTTGCCGGATGGAGATCAGCAGTGAATCCGAAAACGCCAGCACAGGCCCGACAAAAGCGGCAACGATTAGCAGTATGAGCGCCATGCGCTGCACATGAACCCCGTACAGCTTACTCGTCTGATCCCGGCCGTACGATTGGGACAGAACCGTCTCCAGCGCACCGCAGAGGCCTGCCGACAAAGAGTAGGCGGTCGCGTTTAGAAGACTGTTTGCTAGCACCGTCGCGCCGAGCTCCCTGTCCCCGACCATTTTGCCCACCATGGCTACTAACACTACGCTAATGGAGTTTTGAGCCACTGCCGCCAGGCCGAGTGGGATGCTCAACTTGAGCACCTCCAGTGCTAATGTGGCCACCGGGGTGTTTTCATCAATGCGGCTTCCGccccgcagcggcggggcaTGCTCGCCCGACGCGGTCGAGGACGGGTGACTGCGGTGGAACGTGATTGGTGGCTCGGGCGCCTGCATCTTTTACCACTGTGCCTACTATGGGGCGGCAAAGGTGTGGAGAGCGTAGGCGCCTTTTCTCGCTGCACTTTCTGCGATCCAAtgttgctgcgctgcggttCGCCCGCGGGGCCGTACATGCAAAATGGGAGAAGATTCCCGGTTCAGCGTAGCGCACTTTGTTTTCTGAGAGACAAGGGGGAGGTGGCAACACCGACTCAACAGCACCTggccgtgtgcgcgtgtcaCCACTCGTACAAGACGAAGGACTGCGGATGTTTGTCCGTTTCTGTCGCCGTTTCACCTTCTTTCACTATCCTTTCCAAGCTGTAAGTGactttctctctgcctcgGTAACGAAGGAGGCAACAGTGGAAATGAGAGCGATGCACACCCGTGCGCAGAGATGAGCGGGGACGCATATGAAGCTATCCGAAACTCACGGAGGGTCTAGGACACGGAACGCAACCAAATCAGCGAGAAAAGAAGATCAAAGAGAAAATAGAGAGgtacgggggaggggagggagcaGCAACGAAAATACAAGCAGACGATATTAAGATGCTCTCGGGCGAGCAGACACAAGAAGAGAAGCTAAGAAGAACgtcgacacacacgcacacgcaagcgcgcaatgaaaaaaaaacgaaacgaTAGGCAAAAGAAGACCAGGAGGGAACGCTCGCAATTCCtccgtgtgcatgtgcgtgtgcggatctctctctttgtgcgtgtcttggaggagaggagaagcaggGCAGTACCCGTCACCTGCGCACTCTCGCGCCAGGGAGAGACGAAAGAGGGCGGAGAGTGCTGGAAAAGCACCAAAGAGCAATAAGGCGGCAAGAGATACACAGGGTGAAGGTCGGCGAACGCATTCGAGATGATCTCGACAGCACACAAAGTATCATCGCCATTTTGTTTGCGAAGATCGGGTGAGTAAAAGGAGTGAGGGCGGGGGAAAGAAGGCGGAGGTGACAGGGACACGAAGAGTGGCAAGGAGTCGATAAGGTGGAGTTGAGGAACCAAGCGCACAGGTAGAAAGCGCATTACGCAATGCAGCTTCCAGCGGGGTGGCAGCGTCAACGGGATAGCCGTGTGTGTTCTCACCGACTACAGCGCCAGAGACGATTTCGCCGGCGCACAACCTATCTGCGTCGCTTTGCCGACGCATCCGGGACACACCTTTTTCCGCTTCTTCGCCCAGCCAAGCACCTTTTCTCTGCCTTCCTTTCGGCGCGATTTGTTATCCTTGCATGACAGTCGCAGCTGCGAGCGTGGAGAGACGGATACAAGACAGCCGGgtgcagggagggagggaggcaacggcgccgtgtgcacagccgcagcacctttTAGCCAACTCgcatagagagagagcgcacgtCTGAGTGCACGCATCAATACACAAGCTCATGCGCGTAGCATCGCACATTGGGCgtggaggaaaggggggaggggtcacacagatgcgctgcgccgctacACGCTGccaaaggaaaaggagagcAATAGAATGCGAGTAAGCAGTCACACGCGGGCCAGCGGTGGAGGTGCCACcgaagagaagaaaaaagaaaaagcgTCCGGGCGTGAAGGAAGTTGGGCAGCTGTGCACACGGCGGATCGCGCACTAGCCCATGTCCAACGAGTGCCCTCCACTTTCCCCAGACATAACCCACTGCGGCGCCCAGAACGGGGGACGAGGCAAAGGACAAAAAAACAGCAGCTGGGTGCGCACAATGCACGAAGGAGTCCGCCAGAGCACAGAGCTTTCTTGACTGTGACTCGCCGTCGTTTGCATTGCGCTTCACTGCATCTGCTGCACAGCGCGCAGCTTGGCGAGGGCCGCGGCGTGCTTGGGAGGTTGCCTCTGAAATGCCCACCTGGCGCGCACTCGCTCCTGCACGCCATACTCTgtcagctgccgctggccaGCAGTCAGTGATGCAcgctccttcgccgccgtctctTCGCGCCGCAGGCACTCCTTGCGCGCGAGCTCGTATCTCTGCACGAGCCAAGGCGAGCTCAGTGCTCCAAGCGCCCCGGCGAATACGCGAATCCGCTGCCAGTCTGGTGGGAGCCACTGGAACGGGGTCGTGTCCAAATCGACTTTGGCATCGAAGAAGGCCTCTACGGCATGCGCTTCTGGAAAGCACGCGCGTTGCTCCAGCGTGCGCCACTGCGCCACGTGGACTTGGAGAAGCGCAAACTGCAGGATGGTCATGTGGTCATCTACCTCTTGCCACGAACGCGGAGGCCGCTGAACAAGCAGGGCCCAGCGCCGCAACAGGTGTAAgaccgccgaggaggaggcggcgccaGCCTCCGCACTTTCCGCGGTCGTCCAGGCCACGACTagggcctccagcgcaccGACGAGACCAATGCCACAGACCCCCTCCGTGTAGTCGCACCCCAGAAGAGAGGCGAGTGCCACAAGCACGGTCTTCGTGATGCCACACGCTGACAGATGTGTCTGCTCGTAAGCGACGACATTCTTCGACTGCGCAAAAAAGCCGCGCAGCACTCTCGTCGCGCCATGCACCAGCACGTCGCTATCCTCCGTGAAAACGGCATCCACGAGGCCGCACCGAGCCAGGAACGCACACTGGGCATCTGCCTCTGCCGGGCTCAACACATACGGCACCCCGCAGCAGTCCAGCAGCTCAACCACGTTGAGTAGTTCAAAGGGGATGACGACACGGTGGGTCCGCGCGGCGCCTCCCCCATGAGGGGGTACGCCACCCAGCGAGCTTGCGCGGTCGGTGGACGAGCTGTGCACTTCAGCGCTCTTGCGGTGAGGTGCGCCTGCCACTTCCGAGATGGCGCCCTTCACAGCGTTTGGATGATGGGGTGCCGACACTGAAATAGTGCAGTTGCCCTTCTCACTCTCACCGTTCCTGCTGATTGAACCAACCAtaggcagcggcaccggcgctgtGCGACGCCGTGAAAACATCTCCACAGCCCTCACCGGCGCGTAGTCGTCTTCGTATTCATCTTCTTTTCCCACCGTAGTGGCATCGGTGCGCGGGGGCCCAGCAAAGGACGCAGTTACCATCTGAGCAGCTGCCGAGGACGATGAGTGTGGGTGGGACTCgctctcctgctcctgcggACGCAGAAGCTGGGCGAGATGCCGTCGCTGTGTGAACGGCTCCCACGCAAACTCGGAATCGTCCCTGtcatcgccatcgccgccgtcggtaaagccgtccgcctcctcagagctgccgtcgctggGAAAAGCGGGgctcttgctgctgcgcgtacTGCTACTACCGGGATCAGTAGCAATGCCCTCATCTGCGCTCACAGATAGGGCAGCAGaggatgatgatgatgatgatgggaTTACCGATGGTGTCCTCTCCGAAGCTGTAGTGGGGGGCATCAGCTCAGGCGGCGGTGTACACGTTGATTGGGACAGCGCATTCAGGAACCGCGTCATGTCTCCGCTatgcagcaccgctgtcgccgccgacggcgaaCAGGCAGACGACGGCAACCAAAGAGCTCCTTCCGGAGCGTCCGCGCGACCAGGGCCGCCTGCATTTTCCACCAGGACAACCTCTTCCACATCGCTACCCTCTTCACCGTCCGTTGAGGTGACGATGCAGCTGGTACTCGAGAccgcctcggcgtcgctctcgctgtCACTGATGACGACACAGCCTGTCTCGTCTCTTTCTTGCGAATCTCCGGACACTAATaccacggcggcagtgcagTGTGGGTGCAGCGGCTGTAGGTGCCCTGAGGTAATCACACCGGCCACGGCATCAGAATTTTCGTCGACGGCACGGCGCGGTCCCATAAAGAGTGAGGTGCTGGTGCCCTGCAGGGCGTTCTGCAGGACACAGGCCTCATGCCGCGTGCGCTCCTCCAAAAGACCCTCCACATCCCTCAGGAAACTCTGCGTAATCGTCGCGGAAACGGCGTCAGGAGCGAGGCGGCGTTGTCTGAGGCAGTGCCGGCGGCAGTGCGGTcttggcagcggcagcacctcctctgAGGCCTCTCTGGGCCGCTTTCCACCATGaatggcgctgccgcgtgcgctgctcGTCGCAC
Proteins encoded in this window:
- a CDS encoding conserved hypothetical protein (previous protein_id=AAZ14581.1) → MQAPEPPITFHRSHPSSTASGEHAPPLRGGSRIDENTPVATLALEVLKLSIPLGLAAVAQNSISVVLVAMVGKMVGDRELGATVLANSLLNATAYSLSAGLCGALETVLSQSYGRDQTSKLYGVHVQRMALILLIVAAFVGPVLAFSDSLLISIRQNAEVAHFTGEFCRISLFGVYSLMLLEVMRRYFACQHLNTQLSVNLIIGAGFFPFVLWACIKMLGFPGAAVAWSLLMSCMPASLFTYLLVTGKYKKTWGGWEPMALINWGPLLKLAFPSMAMMLSEWMSQEVNLIVAGYAPINELDAFSILHQFSTILWSMASGVFIEAAVLVGNALGERKPRFARRCALVCLGLTTLFALVNLSVTLLLRNWIPTLFTNNVAVHALFRKMLRIYVVYHLLDSFQSCMMGVLRGCGLQLLGAMCIALVYSVVGVPLGIIVFFTTSMGVEALWLGPCLGLSVVGCPLYGYLLMYYIDWESLQLHADDGPSFNPSMNERSMGVFIGTPSPSAPRSDLDMVRSEDEEVRSEGGTVRLCRGSHHGTPGLRSLSETGHHTPHSAGLLGFAHDNASFTSFNACTPQRRALSMPSFNVAVPNRSDARQLPLLAESLPEEYDATPAHESHCNVSPCDGGSAPLHYRAGRRSLSPPKSTTGSRSPSAQPNSASRNEAPLHRPSTLRRSAPQAPPARSAGTRDSQHNPTMVLPQQEPSW
- a CDS encoding putative DNA repair protein RAD2 (previous protein_id=AAZ14582.1), whose amino-acid sequence is MGVHGLWRLLDSFGVVVQPDELKGKRVAIDASIWIAQFRARVAPGEDTEHKVLEGFLARILKLLFYGIRPVFVFDGPASSSKGAEHHRRTMQRARTAQALVKRRARQILVAQVAAGELEVEDLKAAMSSGACAENNAVKAEKDSDAAAASMAASAAEGTCLSETVPRGGGTDRALGATSSARGSAIHGGKRPREASEEVLPLPRPHCRRHCLRQRRLAPDAVSATITQSFLRDVEGLLEERTRHEACVLQNALQGTSTSLFMGPRRAVDENSDAVAGVITSGHLQPLHPHCTAAVVLVSGDSQERDETGCVVISDSESDAEAVSSTSCIVTSTDGEEGSDVEEVVLVENAGGPGRADAPEGALWLPSSACSPSAATAVLHSGDMTRFLNALSQSTCTPPPELMPPTTASERTPSVIPSSSSSSSAALSVSADEGIATDPGSSSTRSSKSPAFPSDGSSEEADGFTDGGDGDDRDDSEFAWEPFTQRRHLAQLLRPQEQESESHPHSSSSAAAQMVTASFAGPPRTDATTVGKEDEYEDDYAPVRAVEMFSRRRTAPVPLPMVGSISRNGESEKGNCTISVSAPHHPNAVKGAISEVAGAPHRKSAEVHSSSTDRASSLGGVPPHGGGAARTHRVVIPFELLNVVELLDCCGVPYVLSPAEADAQCAFLARCGLVDAVFTEDSDVLVHGATRVLRGFFAQSKNVVAYEQTHLSACGITKTVLVALASLLGCDYTEGVCGIGLVGALEALVVAWTTAESAEAGAASSSAVLHLLRRWALLVQRPPRSWQEVDDHMTILQFALLQVHVAQWRTLEQRACFPEAHAVEAFFDAKVDLDTTPFQWLPPDWQRIRVFAGALGALSSPWLVQRYELARKECLRREETAAKERASLTAGQRQLTEYGVQERVRARWAFQRQPPKHAAALAKLRAVQQMQ